In Acanthopagrus latus isolate v.2019 chromosome 16, fAcaLat1.1, whole genome shotgun sequence, one DNA window encodes the following:
- the cfl2 gene encoding cofilin-2 produces the protein MASGVTVNDEVIRVFNDMKVRKSSTQDEVRKRKKAVLFCLSEDKKKIIVEEGKQILVGDIGETVDDPYACFVSLLPPNDCRYGLYDATYETKESKKEDLVFIFWAPEGAPLKSKMIYASSKDAIKKKFTGIKHEWQVNGLDDIQDRATLAEKLGGNVVVSLEGKPM, from the exons ATG GCGTCAGGTGTCACAGTGAATGATGAGGTTATCAGGGTGTTCAACGACATGAAGGTGAGGAAGTCTTCGACCCAAGatgaggtgaggaagaggaagaaggcggttctgttctgtctgaGCGAGGACAAGAAGAAGATCATCGTGGAGGAGGGGAAGCAGATCCTGGTGGGCGACATCGGAGAGACGGTGGATGACCCCTACGCCTGCTTCGTCAGCCTCCTCCCCCCCAACGACTGCAGATACGGTCTGTACGACGCCACCTACGAGACCAAGGAGTCCAAGAAGGAGGACCTCGTCTTCATCTTCTG GGCTCCAGAGGGCGCTCCACTGAAGAGCAAGATGATCTACGCCAGCTCTAAAGATGCCATCAAAAAGAAGTTTACAG GTATCAAACACGAGTGGCAGGTGAACGGGCTGGATGACATCCAGGACCGCGCAACGCTGGCTGAGAAGCTGGGCGGGAACGTGGTAGTGTCTCTGGAGGGCAAGCCGATGTGA